A window of Calliopsis andreniformis isolate RMS-2024a chromosome 3, iyCalAndr_principal, whole genome shotgun sequence contains these coding sequences:
- the LOC143177349 gene encoding uncharacterized protein LOC143177349 encodes MAKPYETMSSSCNKEDANAKKKYVFFSDPDVIVQRAETSAATVQANQERESQQQQSIISKQLSKEKSSNLPIQFDLKDFETLLLEHPVQPYPFTFISAVKRKIALENSPEISNKTQNPNNRNAAEPSTVVFQSNTMQNLQEIVQEMDFIRPLKVPDMKISAKKISSRENSMSKEFISPKFEAPSKELIHERADKPPKSFERVQRRLDFSASDVSSIVTSEIEPLKVPNISISSHLSKKKEYIRENSREKENRSKRIRKDDSLFSKQDEMGQDFFKRSRSPRHVSRKDFSDELNESISVAKLKNDRLPLHMPRESDFVPTKPKTKNFATSTAKKDNDKKHRSVNTRSLKSRDTSLESKGRSCSNESLSERSSKVPEKITVRESRNMFETFDYRYKDDLHAFKHTDDHMFSSENRQIKQHKVACYSQGKIGNIHLKEQSKRVPEKMKPSTSKVEGKIYVINSKEFEDIECVTDSNTSGRTRSPSTVSTQIKNKDSEKAVQSNNVIKSNKIAEDSKYTDNSSQQCTNTSTKKEEESFTQSIATTTKQTSNSNESNLSDTGLSDTLLDPRRISFRDENLSQQEEFCDLVTPDMNLLPRSKRKRQFIQNNSVEADSKCLKYNTVKTETEQEGIPLLHPTALHMQFQAELHLLDSFNESLRQVMDVEKCLYNVKQDQEKEVPLQHSQSNDQVKSHFSKVTSERNTEDLEHCNEISKLHKQFVDKAHHSTNQPAKNEFDGLNKIDKPIVKAVEVQTQTVNDIATQTEVRSTRRSIQSRCSEICGVPYERGFVGDSEVPQLSLDSAEQFEDLDQIEEISLPSKLRTMSEISLHETTSSIRTETGTEISISTRDVTCSFNKYLDLEIAQLIKDEKQRYDKIEMLFKSREKTLNDRTKKLVKLEEQKRALRDTGQESRVSSVKKKQRALLLKLQQEKDEMNRLKELHKIASQERKLMLQKQRNMFNPQMSTKNILTKLKRSADSQSPRRLSGPMKGYDIRSNSSMSSLVDSDKSQHDRSQTDSRMQMSGNELHFSKLDLATSNKFANFVDEPNTSFLRFDKSSEAIQSTTTPEKCIYKAQKEGNKSKYEIKPRKFEEKMPRADILRLKSHQHSIDPKSMLGHSMSIHGKYLFEKEKSPSVSELLQQNSNKPTSEHTKSESDTLVEELSKKSKPSQMSDSHFQSITSPRERESLSKPTSMTNEIVPEEISSVSQETVSKTSKSSQVSEDILQTHSKSSKRSSKSIPTDMSKKTQYSSESKSNFKRRSSKCQKSKSSSSILTENILRSKSNSQMSEEFIKHHNKRTKMEKDFIQADKNDENTALHNTDLNESQNSLQAVTKHSKPTKDKNLKLLTDRIDNYESKENILCQKVFDKKAETYENSYQDKSSHNLDNISTKSQTSNFAVSHHSSGESDRNYSKSIVVRSQDHNLKTSKKLEQILNAREAALASRKNCVEEWMAWHAKLRTEEDRVARMEQAALKLVTATSNVFSQGGFKRSVCPFIDTTVSSDTSDIEGRIELLTEKLAERRMEMSRLKREARKQTKQKLRALEANLLNQIKKYDTTIYEMRKKLESKKGTTKDSDKLAIESRSLADFKVPEIPLKKIQDIFKNSDLLRSRSESDLLSTKRPTKDLIKNINILRSENTDIQYDKYNSEKVAKSSRSLRTLEQLSSGKTGTANSVQSVLDEYISEQIESEKLGSMSPVSDDVRSEKNFVFDHKIYGEEVSSRHTANETKTSSISEDIKTETNVPKSETDILTQSDAKLSKNETTIQSNVKEYKSDFDTFSEQSQIKSVSLQSGTDKPQNSEYSHISTKISKVEGSSAEINTEPANEILDFSRKLDSIRLNNKNLNEDISSLENELKILTEIMSRISKKSSDQSKSEIQNEEKSTSKDISEMLLKSDNNEIEDGKIAKEDTNEKIHLSQKEAVSDISQYLITSAKLKAVNNFNDSKSVEEEVDNVMSVIMPPDETSLSRSNQEIDYKARTKEILNGIEKSIISEHIKATENDLNSSTILTENKSHTYERNEDTPNDASTKIRMKSLSETYIKISGEKSVNTAGNASEVVYSVEENLVESHSSEIQNLLELNKTSPEKSNLLDKDSSTANDVIITQSYLEHDNDTISKQLPYPITKQTITEYVSELLKKDISSESKSLTEKAGDFEEVLDYRKDDKHQTACDTSLGSKKNNFELIASEYIDDKNESNLIVEDTNDKSTGISKEDVSATVLSFVKKDEAKNESQSRVTSMDKTSFDRDNWTISDSFDIQQDATNSEWEKSQSQNSKLSHDDSSEFLDRKGVSQSMDNSKNEDLQENVISDIEDVSLFVPKGESTNIDAYGIRFDDTIQDLQIEKTNDNIDDILEIISQDISQEQNQEETIPTIETDDFQKTIYDSVTKILDKVEKSIDNSSVKEKIESHSELREDKEIEVIQEEILSSSSPDLKDKLQEESQVESDENKENVNTEEIINEHITITKVDTEPIVDISLHVEIQNDEDTCHVSSKSREIVITELEPGSVESEILSELEVDAKVELAEEEAIEISEPEDKAETQIKVIQEEEPLEPILEQDSSDGEQLDNLVEVTESVLETIEKQVEHSIESITKSELISHDKTNTPVNEVSENKADSQEKNSELITPDAPADGVNKTFNILKDPEYEDISEESLEVSEIFDKSELQKSAAVQKLSSVPEKYEAVQTSEEILRILDEITQKSTSPNYSEEQSRKDKENSEYREKPQAEIPDKDDVHSMIEDKPVEDHMKNEQSLAISLEDQSPKTVAVEEENQSMQMVPSSNEEEKEKREQDASSESSEGRDTPKGVPEIEMDSPRDPNDSRLDIDGLNDDLLTNANAENQNRDSKNTYHAIPIVATSEKDIEVMIDKLKASLEQPGLEVAEFEAKLLHIQQLQIELEIKKLEAEEVSYYVREIPNKPPPPYTPPGGGRRVSTSLGSPSPPPAVIPSNIEELTAFTEKATAIIFRAKEAGEDIMNLEAPPEICELTKENDETVKKDRRIYNTFLFDLCKETIAEVYQAEYEKPGPSWTKPNVKTKPTMKIPKTIEELNEYVNKEVATLFGFKTKLQRENMVMRWSRKRRDRVDELLAREAQAEEDEWTKFHHDELAVKNGLTVAILDTLIMETVNVVKVAYAKKRKVMV; translated from the exons ATGGCTAAGCCT TATGAAACTATGAGTAGCAGTTGTAACAAGGAAGACGCTAATGCGAAGAAAAAATATGTCTTTTTTTCTGATCCAGATGTTATTGTTCAACGTGCTGAAACATCTGCAGCA ACAGTCCAAGCTAATCAAGAGCGTGAGTCTCAACAACAACAGAGTATTATTAGTAAGCAATTATCTAAAGAGAAATCATCTAATTTGCCAATTCAATTTGACTTAAAAGATTTTGAAACTTTATTATTAGAACATCCCGTTCAACCATATCCATTTACATTTATTAGtgctgtaaaacgaaaaattgctttaGAGAATAGTCCTGAAATCTCTAACAAGACACAAAATCCAAATAATAGAAATGCAGCTGAACCATCTACAGTAGTATTCCAGTCTAATACTATGCAGAATTTGCAAGAGATCGTACAAGAAATGGACTTCATAAGGCCATTGAAGGTACCAGATATGAAAATCTCTGCAAAAAAAATTTCTAGCAGAGAAAATTCTATGTCAAAAGAATTCATATCGCCGAAATTTGAGGCACCTTCGAAAGAACTTATTCACGAAAGAGCAGACAAACCACCAAAGAGTTTTGAACGAGTTCAGAGAAGGTTGGACTTTTCAGCGTCAGATGTTTCGTCTATAGTTACCAGTGAAATAGAGCCACTGAAGGTGCCAAATATCTCCATATCGTCGCATTTATCGAAGAAGAAAGAGTACATTAGAGAGAATTCCAGAGAAAAAGAGAATAGATCGAAGAGAATCAGGAAAGATGATTCTCTGTTTTCGAAACAAGATGAAATGGGGCAAGATTTTTTTAAGAGGTCTAGAAGTCCAAGACACGTGTCTAGAAAAGACTTTTCTGATGAGTTAAATGAAAGTATATCAGTTGCAAAATTAAAAAACGATAGGTTACCGCTTCACATGCCAAGAGAAAGTGACTTTGTTCCAACAAAACCAAAAACCAAAAATTTTGCTACATCTACTGCCAAAAAAGACAATGATAAGAAACACAGATCAGTTAATACACGATCTTTAAAATCAAGAGACACTTCTTTAGAATCCAAAGGTAGAAGTTGCAGTAACGAGTCACTTTCTGAACGATCATCGAAAGTACCAGAAAAAATTACAGTCAGGGAATCTAGGAATATGTTTGAAACTTTTGATTACAGGTATAAAGATGATTTACATGCGTTCAAACATACAGATGATCACATGTTCTCATCAGAAAACAGACAAATTAAGCAACACAAAGTAGCATGTTATTCTCAAGGTAAAATAGGAAATATACATTTGAAGGAGCAATCTAAAAGAGTACCTGAGAAGATGAAACCTTCTACAAGTAAGGTGGAAGGCAAAATCTATGTCATTAATTCCAAGGAATTCGAGGATATCGAATGTGTAACTGACTCAAATACAAGCGGTAGAACTCGAAGTCCAAGTACAGTGTCTACccaaataaaaaacaaagacTCTGAGAAAGCTGTACAAAGTAATAACGTAATCAAATCAAACAAGATTGCAGAGGATTCAAAATATACAGATAATTCTTCACAGCAGTGTACTAACACCAGTACAAAGAAGGAAGAGGAATCGTTTACACAAAGCATTGCTACTACAACTAAGCAAACAAGTAATAGTAACGAATCTAATTTAAGTGATACTGGCTTATCGGATACATTACTAGATCCAAGAAGAATTTCATTTAGAGATGAAAACCTATCACAACAAGAGGAATTTTGTGATTTAGTAACACCAGACATGAATCTCTTGCCTCGATCTAAGCGAAAAAGACAatttatacaaaataatagtGTGGAAGCTGATTCTAAGTGTCTGAAGTATAACACAGTTAAGACAGAAACAGAGCAAGAAGGCATTCCATTG TTACATCCAACTGCACTGCACATGCAGTTTCAAGCTGAATTGCACCTCCTTGATTCTTTTAATGAATCATTAAGGCAAGTCATGGATGTTGAAAAGTGTTTATATAATGTTAAGCAAGATCAAGAGAAAGAGGTGCCACTGCAGCATAGTCAATCAAACGACCAAGTAAAATCTCATTTTTCTAAAGTAACGAGTGAAAGAAACACCGAAGATTTGGAGCACTGCAATGAGATCAGTAAATTACATAAACAATTTGTTGATAAAG CGCACCATTCTACAAATCAGCCCGCGAAAAATGAATTCGACGGTTTGAACAAAATAGATAAACCAATAGTTAAGGCGGTAGAAGTACAAACTCAAACAGTAAATGATATAGCAACGCAAACCGAAGTACGATCGACTCGACGAAGTATTCAGAGTAGGTGTTCGGAAATATGTGGTGTCCCGTATGAACGAGGATTTGTTGGAGACAGCGAAGTTCCCCAGCTATCCTTAGATTCAGCTGAGCAATTTGAAGACCTAGATCAAATAGAAGAAATATCATTGCCTAGTAAATTAAGAACAATGTCGGAAATAAGTTTACACGAAACCACGTCATCCATCCGAACAGAGACGGGAACTGAAATTAGCATCTCCACCCGAGATGTAACTTgttcttttaataaatatctAGATTTAGAA attGCGCAGTTAATAAAAGACGAAAAACAGAGATACGATAAGATTGAAATGTTATTTAAATCTCGTGAAAAGACGTTAAATGATCGAACTAAAAAGTTGGTAAAATTAGAAGAGCAGAAGCGTGCGTTAAGAGACACTGGACAAGAAAGTCGCGTTAGTTctgtaaaaaagaaacaaagggCTTTACTTCTAAAATTGCAGCAAGAAAAAGACGAAATGAATAG ATTAAAGGAACTGCACAAAATTGCAAGTCAAGAACGAAAGCTCATGCTGCAAAAGCAGAGGaacatgtttaatcctcaaatgTCTACTAAGAATATTTTAACAAAGTTGAAAAGAAGTGCAGATAGTCAATCGCCTCGGAGATTATCTGGTCCGATGAAGGGCTACGATATCAGAAGTAACAGTTCTATGAGTTCTCTGGTCGATTCTGATAAATCCCAGCATGATCGATCTCAGACAGATTCTCGTATGCAAATGTCGGGAAATGAATTGCACTTCTCTAAGCTGGACCTGGCGACAAGTAATAAATTCGCGAATTTTGTTGACGAACCTAATACATCTTTCTTAAGGTTCGATAAATCTAGTGAAGCTATTCAAAGTACTACTACTCCAGAAAAATGTATATATAAAGCGCAAAAAGAAGGAAATAAATCGAAGTATGAAATAAAGCCAAGAAAGTTTGAAGAGAAGATGCCTAGAGCAGATATTTTGAGACTGAAGTCTCATCAACATTCCATTGATCCAAAATCAATGTTAGGTCATTCTATGAGCATACATGGAAAATATTTGTTTGAAAAAGAAAAATCACCAAGTGTTTCGGAACTGTTGCAACAGAATTCGAATAAACCTACTTCTGAGCACACTAAATCAGAATCTGATACTCTTGTGGAGGAATTAtcgaagaagtcaaagccttccCAAATGAGTGATAGTCACTTTCAAAGTATAACTTCTCCAAGGGAACGAGAGTCTTTGTCCAAACCTACGTCTATGACCAATGAAATTGTTCCAGAAGAGATCAGTTCTGTCAGTCAGGAAACTGTATCAAAGACATCAAAATCGTCCCAAGTCTCAGAAGATATTTTACAGACGCATTCAAAAAGTTCTAAAAGGAGTAGCAAATCAATTCCCACTGACATGTCTAAAAAGACACAGTACAGTTCTGAATCCAAATCAAATTTCAAGCGGAGAAGTTCAAAGTGTCAGAAGAGCAAATCTTCATCTAGTATTCTTACTGAAAACATTCTAAGATCTAAGTCTAATTCTCAGATGTCAGAGGAATTTATTAAGCATCATAATAAACGAACGAAAATGGAGAAGGACTTTATCCAAGCTGATAAAAATGATGAAAATACAGCTTTGCACAATACGGATCTCAATGAAAGTCAAAATTCTTTACAAGCCGTAACTAAACATTCCAAACCTACCAAGGACAAAAATTTAAAACTATTGACTGATAGGATAGATAACTATGAAAGCAAAGAGAATATCTTATGTCAGAAGGTATTCGATAAAAAAGCTGAAACTTATGAGAATTCTTATCAAGACAAAAGTTCGCACAATTTGGACAACATATCCACAAAATCTCAAACCAGTAACTTCGCTGTTTCTCATCATAGTTCTGGGGAAAGCGATAGAAATTACTCGAAATCTATAGTTGTCAGGTCCCAGGATCATAACTTGAAGACTTCAAAGAAGCTCGAACA AATTTTGAATGCGCGTGAAGCTGCACTTGCATCGCGGAAAAATTGTGTGGAAGAATGGATGGCATGGCATGCAAAGTTAAGAACAGAAGAGGACCGTGTGGCGCGGATGGAACAAGCTGCACTTAAACTTGTAACAGCCACGTCGAATGTTTTCTCGCAAGGTGGGTTCA AGAGAAGTGTGTGTCCGTTTATAGATACTACTGTATCATCTGATACAAGTGACATCGAAGGAAGAATAGAATTGTTAACTGAGAAATTGGCAGAAAGACGAATGGAGATGTCACGCCTCAAAAGAGAAGCAAGGAAGCAAACGAAACAGAAGCTTCGGGCTTTAGAAGCTAATTTATTAAATCAAATTAAG AAATACGATACAACCATTTACGAAATGCGCAAAAAGCTGGAATCAAAAAAGGGAACAACTAAGGACAGTGATAAATTAGCGATAGAGTCAAGATCATTAGCGGATTTTAAAGTACCTGAGATTCCTTTAAAAAAGATACaagatatatttaaaaatagcgACTTGTTAAGATCTAGATCAGAGTCTGATTTATTGTCTACTAAAAGACCAACAAAGGatcttataaaaaatattaatatattacgAAGTGAAAATACCGACATCCAATATGATAAATATAATTCGGAAAAAGTAGCTAAGTCTTCTAGAAGTTTAAGAACCTTGGAGCAGCTAAGCTCTGGGAAAACGGGTACTGCTAACAGCGTTCAATCTGTTCTGGATGAGTATATATCAGAGCAAATTGAATCTGAAAAACTTGGATCGATGTCACCAGTCTCAGACGATGTCCGCTCTGAGAAAAATTTCGTTTTCGATCACAAAATATATGGCGAAGAAGTATCAAGTAGACACACCGCGAACGAAACAAAAACGAGTAGTATCTCAGAAGATATTAAAACTGAAACAAATGTGCCAAAATCTGAGACAGACATTCTTACACAGTCAGATGCAAAGCTTTCTAAAAATGAAACTACTATTCAATCTAACGTAAAGGAATATAAATCGGACTTTGATACATTCTCTGAACAGTCTCAAATAAAAAGTGTCTCATTGCAATCTGGCACTGATAAACCACAAAACTCGGAGTATTCTCACATTTCTACGAAAATATCTAAAGTCGAAGGTTCCAGTGCAGAAATTAATACCGAACCTGCTAATGAAATCCTTGATTTTTCTCGAAAACTGGATTCTATacgtttaaataataaaaacttgAACGAAGACATAAGCTCCCTTGAAAATGAACTCAAAATACTAACAGAAATAATGTCGCGAATTAGTAAGAAGTCGAGTGATCAATCGAAGTCTGAAATACAGAATGAAGAAAAGAGCACATCGAAAGATATATCTGAAATGCTTCTGAAATCtgataataatgaaattgaagatGGCAAAATTGCAAAGGAAGATACGAATGAAAAAATCCATTTGAGTCAGAAAGAGGCTGTCTCTGATATTTCGCAATATTTAATTACTAGTGCAaaattgaaagctgttaataaTTTCAACGATAGTAAGAGTGTAGAAGAGGAGGTTGATAATGTCATGTCTGTAATAATGCCGCCAGATGAAACGTCACTTTCTAGATCGAACCAAGAAATAGATTACAAAGCAAGGACCAAGGAAATCTTGAATGGAATTGAAAAATCAATAATATCAGAGCATATTAAAGCTACGGAGAATGATCTGAATTCTTCGACTATATTGACTGAAAATAAGTCACATACATATGAAAGAAATGAAGATACACCGAATGATGCTTCTACGAAAATTCGTATGAAATCTTTGTCTGAAACTTATATAAAAATATCGGGTGAAAAGAGCGTAAACACAGCGGGAAATGCATCTGAAGTAGTATATTCTGTAGAGGAAAATTTAGTTGAATCCCATAGTTCAGAAATTCAGAATTTGTTAGAATTGAATAAAACTTCGCCAGAAAAATCCAATTTGCTTGATAAAGACAGTTCAACAGCAAATGATGTAATTATTACTCAAAGTTATCTGGAACATGATAATGATACAATCTCTAAGCAACTTCCTTACCCTATTACAAAACAGACAATTACAGAATATGTGAGTGAATTATTGAAAAAAGACATTTCTTCAGAATCTAAAAGTTTAACTGAGAAAGCTGGAGACTTTGAAGAGGTACTAGATTATAGGAAAGATGATAAACACCAAACTGCATGTGATACATCTTTAGGctctaaaaagaataattttgaATTAATAGCAAGTGAATATATTGATGATAAGAATGAAAGTAATTTAATTGTAGAAGATACAAATGATAAATCTACTGGAATATCTAAAGAAGATGTATCTGCGACAGTTTTAAGTTTTGTCAAAAAGGATGAGGCTAAAAATGAAAGTCAATCGAGGGTAACATCTATGGATAAAACTTCGTTTGATAGGGATAACTGGACCATATCTGATTCATTCGATATTCAGCAAGATGCTACTAATTCAGAGTGGGAAAAGTCTCAAAGTCAGAATTCAAAATTATCCCACGATGACTCGAGCGAATTCTTGGACAGAAAAGGTGTATCTCAGTCGATGGATAATTCCAAAAATGAAGATCTCCAAGAAAACGTAATTAGTGATATAGAAGATGTATCTCTATTTGTTCCAAAAGGTGAATCTACAAATATTGATGCGTATGGAATTAGATTCGACGATACAATACAAGATTTACAAATTGAAAAGACTAACGACAACATCGATGATATATTAGAAATAATTTCTCAAGATATAAGTCAGGAACAAAATCAAGAAGAAACCATACCAACTATAGAAACAGACGATTTCCAAAAAACCATTTATGACTCTGTGACTAAAATACTGGATAAAGTGGAAAAGAGTATAGATAATAGTTCCGTGAAAGAAAAAATCGAGAGTCATTCAGAGCTTAGAGAAGATAAAGAAATAGAAGTAATACAGGAAGAAATTTTATCTTCGAGTAGTCCTGATTTGAAAGATAAATTACAGGAAGAGAGTCAAGTAGAAAGTGATGAAAACAAAGAAAATGTTAATACTGAAGAAATTATAAATGAacatataacgattactaaggttGATACAGAACCTATTGTAGATATTAGTCTACACGTAGAAATTCAGAACGATGAAGATACGTGTCACGTTTCGTCTAAATCACGGGAGATTGTAATAACAGAATTGGAACCAGGAAGCGTGGAAAGTGAGATTTTATCGGAACTTGAAGTCGATGCTAAAGTAGAATTAGCAGAGGAGGAAGCTATAGAGATAAGTGAACCCGAGGACAAAGCTGAAACCCAAATAAAAGTGATACAAGAGGAAGAACCATTGGAACCTATACTAGAACAAGATAGTTCTGATGGTGAGCAACTTGACAATCTAGTAGAAGTGACTGAAAGTGTATTGGAAACTATAGAAAAGCAAGTTGAACATTCCATAGAGTCTATTACAAAATCAGAACTGATATCACATGATAAGACTAATACTCCAGTCAATGAAGTTTCAGAAAATAAAGCAGATAGCCAGGAGA AGAACTCTGAATTAATTACACCAGATGCACCCGCTGATGGGGTAAATAAAACATTTAACATTCTGAAAGATCCAGAATACGAAGATATCTCCGAGGAAAGCCTCGAAGTGTCCGAAATTTTCGACAAAAGTGAACTTCAAAAATCTGCCGCTGTGCAAAAATTGTCTTCTGTACCAGAGAAATATGAAGCTGTACAAACTTCAGAAGAAATATTGAGAATACTTGATGAAATAACACAAAAATCTACAAGCCCTAATTACAGTGAAGAGCAGTCCCGAAAAGATAAAGAAAATTCTGAATATCGTGAGAAGCCACAAGCAGAAATTCCTGATAAGGATGATGTACATTCAATGATTGAGGATAAACCTGTGGAAGATCATATGAAGAATGAACAGTCATTAGCAATCAGTTTGGAGGATCAATCACCGAAAACAGTAGCAGTAGAAGAGGAAAATCAGTCTATGCAAATGGTACCCAGCTCAAAtgaagaagaaaaggaaaaaaggGAACAGGATGCATCATCTGAATCGAGTGAAGGCAGGGATACACCGAAAGGTGTACCAGAAATTGAGATGGATTCACCTAGAGACCCTAATGATTCAAGATTAGACATTGATGGATTAAATGATGATTTGTTGACTAATGCTAACGCAGAGAATCAAAATAGAGATTCCAAAAACACATATCATGCTATTCCCATTGTTGCGACGTCTGAAAAGGACATAGAGGTCATGATAGACAAATTGAAAG CGTCATTGGAACAGCCAGGCTTGGAGGTTGCAGAATTTGAAGCAAAACTGCTTCATATACAGCAGCTACAAATTGAATTAGAG ATTAAGAAACTAGAAGCAGAAGAAGTATCTTATTATGTTAGAGAAATACCCAATAAACCACCTCCTCCCTATACTCCACCCGGTGGTGGTCGAAGAGTTTCAACATCACTTGGATCACCTTCTCCTCCCCCAGCTGTGATTCCTTCAAATATAGAAGAATTAACAGCGTTCACTGAAAAGGCTACAGCGATAATATTTCGTGCCAAGGAGGCAGGAGAGGATATTATGAATTTAGAAGCACCTCCTGAGATCTGCGAGTTAACCAAAGAGAACGATGAGACTGTGAAAAAGGATAGGAGAATCTACAACACATTCCTGTTTGATCTGTGTAAAGAAACGATTGCCGAGGTTTACCAAGCCGAGTACGAGAAACCAGGTCCCAGTTGGACGAAACCAAACGTGAAGACGAAGCCGACGATGAAAATTCCAAAAACAATCGAGGAACTTAACGAATATGTGAATAAAGAGGTAGCGACGTTGTTTGGCTTCAAGACGAAACTGCAGCGTGAAAATATGGTGATGCGTTGGAGTAGAAAGCGAAGAGATAGGGTAGATGAATTGCTGGCTAGGGAGGCCCAAGCTGAAGAGGATGAGTGGACTAAATTTCACCACGATGAGCTTGCGGTAAAAAATGGTCTCACTGTAGCTATACTGGATACTCTAATAATGGAAACTGTAAATGTAGTTAAAGTGGCGTACGCGAAGAAGCGAAAAGTAATGGTTTAG